The genome window CTGATTGTAAGTTTGCCATTGTTTACCTCCGAGTAATCATTTAATTCCTGATTGTGTAATCCCTTTAATCAATTGCTTTTGTCCAATTAAGAAGACGATAAGAATTGGTAAGGTTGCGATTGTAGTTAATGCCATTAATTTACCGTAAGATGAAGTAAAACTTCCTTGTTGCATAATAGCAATTCCTGTTGTTAGTGTTCTCATTTCTGGTGAATTTGTTGCTACTAATGGCCATAAGAAGTCATTATAGATCGTCATAAATGAGAAGATTGCTAGAGTCCACATAATTGGTTTGGCGGATGGCAGAACAACTTTTGTGAAGATTTGCCACTTATTCGCACCATCCAAATGTGCTGCTTCTTCCAATTCTTTTGGAAACCCTTTAAAAAATTGATATAACAGGAATACACCAAAGGCATTCGCAGTATAAGGTAAAATTAATACAGCATAGGTGTTTAATAGATTTACACTACTAAATTGTAAATACATTGGTAAAAAAGTAATAACAAATGGAATCATCAATGTACTAATAAATAATGGAAAGAGGAACTTTTTAAACGGAACATTCAGTCTAGCAAGTCCATATGCTGCCATTGCATCAATAGCAACAATGATTAATGTACCTACAATCCCTGAAAATACTGAGTTGAACATCCATCTGAAAACCTGAACATCAAGTCCTTGTCCAGATAGGATATATGTAAAGTTTTCCCAAGTGAATTCTTCTGGAATAAAATTTAATCCCCCAGCGATTGCTTCAAAGTCTGTTTTAAATGCTGTTGAGAACATCCAAAGGAGAGGAATGATAAAGACGACTGCAAGAATGGTTGCAATAATGATCAACAATGCTGTATTTCTTTTCTTTTTCATTTAAGCCTCCCCCTTTTCTTTCTTATTAGAGATTTTAAATTGAACTGCTGAAATAATGATCATAATTAAAGCCATTAATACAGCCATTGCTGATGCGGTTCCTATTTCTCTTTGAGAAAAGGCCTGATTAACAATTCCCATAAGTAATACTTCAGTTGAATCACCAGGTCCACCTTCTGTCATTAAAAGTGGTTGTCCATATACGTTAAATGATTGTATCGTTGACATTAATATTGTGAAAAGCATCGCTGGTCTAATCGAAGGAAGCGTGATGCTGATAAGTTGTTTCCAAGCACCAGCTCCATCGATGGAAGCTGCTTCATATAGTTCCTCTGGCACTTCATTTAAAGCATTGATGAAGATAATCATATTAAACCCGATTGTCCACCATACTGTAGCACCTGCTAATGAAACCCATGCAAATGGCTGTTTTGTCAGCCAAGGTATTGAGTCAAACCCAAGATTCATCAGAAAATTATTGATTAATCCTGCATTTGTATCTAACATCCATAAAAAGATAATGGAAACAACGGACACTGATATTGCATATGGAATAAAGAATATTGTTCGGTACAACCCAGTTATTTTCTTTGGTAAGTAGTTTAATAGAAGTGCTAATGCCAGTCCAATTACTACTAAAAATGGTACAGTATAAAGGACAAATTGTAAGGTATTCCAAAGCCCATCAAAAAATATAGAGTTTAATGCAGAGTTTGGATCAAATATTCTTGCATAATTTTCAAACCCATTGAACGTAGCTTCACTAGACAATAAATTATAATCGGTGAAACTTATAATAATTCCATAGATTAAAGGAATAAACATAAATCCAAGAAACAAAACCAAATATGGTAAAACAAATAAGAAAGATGTAAATTTATCTTTTTTACTATTTTTCCTAGAAATTACCTGTGATGCCATTCTTCTCACCTCAATCATAATGTGATGATGCCTTTATAAATATAAGTCCCTACCGTTGTAGGGACCATTGTATTATTGTTCTTTATCAGTTACTTTTCAAGATGTTTATTTGCTTCTTCTTCTGCTTTTTCTAATGCTTTTTTAACCTCTTCTTGACCTAAGAGAACAGAGTTGGTTGCTTCTCTTAGGGGATCGATTGCTAACTCCCAGTTTTCTACTTTTGGTGAGAATACTGCATTATCAAATTGTCCAGCCATTACAGAGCCTTGTTCGTTAATTTCTTTAAATTCATCGCTTTCATATACAGCTTTTGATGCCGGTGCTTGTCCTGATTCAGCCCAAGCTAATCCATTTTCACTTACATATTTTAAGAAATCTGTAATAGCAGGAAGCTTTTCTTCATTTGTACTTTCCAGAACAACAAAGTTATGTGATTTTGCAAATACTGACTGAACTTCAGTTCCAAGTTGTGGTACTGCTGCTACTCCATAATCAAGATTTGAGCTTTCCCATTGTGCTAACATCCAAGGTCCATTTAAATGCATCGCATTTTTCCCTTGTAAGAACAATGTAACTTCCCCATCCGCTTGCACATCTGTTGGTGATACTTTGTATTTCTCTATTAAATCTAACTGGAATTGTAATGCCTCTACAACTGCGTCTGATGCAAAATTAGCTTTTCCATCTTCATACAATTTGCCACCATTTTGCGCAACAATTGTTGGGAGGATAAAATCTTGTGGCCATAGTGTTGGCACAACAAATCCATATTGATTATTATCTAAATCCGTTAATTTCTGAGCGTAGTCAATAAATTCCTCACGCGTTGTTGGTGGTTGTTCCGGGTCTAAACCAGCTGCTTCAAACATGTCTTTATTCCAATAAAATAACAATGAATGAATATCTAACGGAAGCCCATATACTTTATCACCAACCGTCGCGCCTTGGATACCGCTTTCATGGTAAACATCTGTTAATTCACCATCAACAATATCACTTACTTCCCTCAATAAACCCTTTTCCGCATAGCTAAGTATTTGTTCATTATGCATAATCATTACATCTGGTGTGTTTTTCCCATCATTGATTGCTAAATCAACATTTCTATAATAATCTGCATTTGGTTCAATTTGCAGGTTTACTGTAAATTCATCCTGGCTTTCGTTGTAATCATCTACTATTTTTTTCATAAACGGACCGTCATCGCCCGAGAATGGAGCCCAAAAACTTACTATATCTTTGTCATCAGAACCCCCGCCTCCAGCTTCACCACTATTACCACTGCATGCTGCTAAAATTGTCGCTAACAATACCGACATTAAAACTATCAACCACTTATTAGATTTCATATAGATCCTCCTAGTATTCTATCTTTTTATCTTTTCATAAAATGATTATTACCAATTGATTAAATCAATTTTGCTCTTTTTTTACTTATAAGAAGCCCACTCACTCATCCATGCTCTAATAAGCAAGAAATCGTATGTATTCCTTTAGAGTAACATTGCGTGCAACTTTCGTTCTTCTGTATATTCACTTATTGATTAATTAAATTAATTAACTAACTCAATTGTAAGATAAGCGCTTTCAATTGTCAACTCAATAATAAAAATTAAAAGGATAAATTACCATTACAACTCATAATTAATTCTCTCATTCATTTATTAATTTATTTATTTTTCTTTGCTAAATTTTACAATTATCCCTTGCGCCTTTCTGTAAAAAATAGTACTCTTAACTTAATTAAATTAATTAACTAACAACAAGGGTTATTCTCCCTCTATACACTAAACAAATGAATATACAACGTTAATTATTGCTTTTAAGGAGGTTATTATGAATAAAACAGATTTAATTACAACATTCAAAGACATATTTAAAACAACAAAGCAACCGAGATTCTTCTTCGCACCGGGGAGAATCAACCTTATCGGAGAACATACAGACTATAATGGTGGCCACGTCTTCCCTGCTTCCATCTCTTTTGGGACTTATGCGCTTGGTACAAAACGAGATGACAGACTGGTACGTTTTCATTCCATGAATTTTCCCGAAACCGGTATCATAGAAGTTGATTTATCCTACTTATCTTATAACGAAGCACATGACTGGGTGAATTATCCAAAGGGAATGCTGCTTTATCTTAAACAAGCAGGCTATGACATTTCGACTGGCGCAGATATACTATTCTATGGAAACATTCCAAATAGCGCAGGTCTATCATCTTCTGCATCAATCGAGCTTGCAATGGGAGTTTTATTAGAAGGATTGTATGATCTCAAAATCAATCGCACCGAAATAGTTAAAATTGGACAAAAGGTAGAAAACCATTACATTGGTGTTAATAGTGGTATCATGGATCAATTTGCGATTGGAATGGGAAAAAAAGATCATGGTATTCTATTAAATTGCGAAACGCTTGATTACAAGTACGCACCACTCGTATTAGAAAATCATGTTATTACTATTATCAACACAAATAAACAGCGCACATTAGCTAGCTCGAAATATAACGAGCGACGTACCGAATGTGACGTAGCTTTAAAAGATTTACAAAAAGAACTTTCAATTAACAGTCTAGGTGAATTAAGTTTAGAAACATTTGAAGAGCATAAACACCTTATTACAAATAAAACGAATCAAAAACGTGCAAAACATGCCGTATATGAAAATATACGCACACTTGAAGCACTTGAAAAATTACAGCAAGGCAATCTCAATGCATTTGGAAAGCTCATGAACGCCTCCCATATCTCACTACGGGATGATTACGAGGTTTCAGGAATTGAGCTCGATACAATTGTCGAAGCTGCATGGGAGCAGCCA of Oceanobacillus zhaokaii contains these proteins:
- a CDS encoding carbohydrate ABC transporter permease, with protein sequence MKKKRNTALLIIIATILAVVFIIPLLWMFSTAFKTDFEAIAGGLNFIPEEFTWENFTYILSGQGLDVQVFRWMFNSVFSGIVGTLIIVAIDAMAAYGLARLNVPFKKFLFPLFISTLMIPFVITFLPMYLQFSSVNLLNTYAVLILPYTANAFGVFLLYQFFKGFPKELEEAAHLDGANKWQIFTKVVLPSAKPIMWTLAIFSFMTIYNDFLWPLVATNSPEMRTLTTGIAIMQQGSFTSSYGKLMALTTIATLPILIVFLIGQKQLIKGITQSGIK
- a CDS encoding carbohydrate ABC transporter permease, with translation MASQVISRKNSKKDKFTSFLFVLPYLVLFLGFMFIPLIYGIIISFTDYNLLSSEATFNGFENYARIFDPNSALNSIFFDGLWNTLQFVLYTVPFLVVIGLALALLLNYLPKKITGLYRTIFFIPYAISVSVVSIIFLWMLDTNAGLINNFLMNLGFDSIPWLTKQPFAWVSLAGATVWWTIGFNMIIFINALNEVPEELYEAASIDGAGAWKQLISITLPSIRPAMLFTILMSTIQSFNVYGQPLLMTEGGPGDSTEVLLMGIVNQAFSQREIGTASAMAVLMALIMIIISAVQFKISNKKEKGEA
- a CDS encoding ABC transporter substrate-binding protein, with the translated sequence MKSNKWLIVLMSVLLATILAACSGNSGEAGGGGSDDKDIVSFWAPFSGDDGPFMKKIVDDYNESQDEFTVNLQIEPNADYYRNVDLAINDGKNTPDVMIMHNEQILSYAEKGLLREVSDIVDGELTDVYHESGIQGATVGDKVYGLPLDIHSLLFYWNKDMFEAAGLDPEQPPTTREEFIDYAQKLTDLDNNQYGFVVPTLWPQDFILPTIVAQNGGKLYEDGKANFASDAVVEALQFQLDLIEKYKVSPTDVQADGEVTLFLQGKNAMHLNGPWMLAQWESSNLDYGVAAVPQLGTEVQSVFAKSHNFVVLESTNEEKLPAITDFLKYVSENGLAWAESGQAPASKAVYESDEFKEINEQGSVMAGQFDNAVFSPKVENWELAIDPLREATNSVLLGQEEVKKALEKAEEEANKHLEK
- a CDS encoding galactokinase, with the translated sequence MNKTDLITTFKDIFKTTKQPRFFFAPGRINLIGEHTDYNGGHVFPASISFGTYALGTKRDDRLVRFHSMNFPETGIIEVDLSYLSYNEAHDWVNYPKGMLLYLKQAGYDISTGADILFYGNIPNSAGLSSSASIELAMGVLLEGLYDLKINRTEIVKIGQKVENHYIGVNSGIMDQFAIGMGKKDHGILLNCETLDYKYAPLVLENHVITIINTNKQRTLASSKYNERRTECDVALKDLQKELSINSLGELSLETFEEHKHLITNKTNQKRAKHAVYENIRTLEALEKLQQGNLNAFGKLMNASHISLRDDYEVSGIELDTIVEAAWEQPGVLGARMTGAGFGGCAIAIVESESVDDFKENVSVIYKQRIGYEPTFYTAEIGDGAREIREISEGVLK